In Trichoderma asperellum chromosome 1, complete sequence, a single window of DNA contains:
- a CDS encoding uncharacterized protein (MEROPS:MER0011350), translating to MLNIQSSAAWFGARIILRQVSAEASSIFDFIIELHRSCSGDWNSLIGDELNSDELQALLTYMATFLSNVGNYYGSGDQKFIPNVDKSVLRKLAARSTVLGELYQNISRDVDAMPPFNFGFPSDTAQSSYYPGDTFSESDAYTVSKILEQNAIFPENTRLQKTKDGFDVLIASVESGIAAQFPLPSGHERHVRLIKGDHSSDLQRICAELKEASRYAANELQRNVISAYIESFETGSLDTYRKSQRLWVRDKAPRVENIFGFVEPYRDPQGIRAEFEALVAIADDAETLLLTKLVDNSARFIRRLPWATPENDGKGPFEKSLFEPPDFSSIHALAYCSSIIFPGINLPNYNDIRQEDGFKNVIISNRMIAESQAMQYPFIEESEAEQFKKHKFQAYYWWVVLHELLGHGTGQMMVESADGVFNFDAKNRPINPLDGKPISTWYKPGQTWTGQFGDLATTVDECRAELVGAYLMDDPELLSLFGFTDSSDICAEDLTYNLYLQLGVDGLRGLSNFNIQNNKWGQAHSRAHFAILKCLLQNGGNVITVTHNKLEQSLKVRVDRSKIRTHGKPALGNMLLHLHMFRCTADAQSCRAYYEKLSSVGGEYIEWRETVLATKPPPLVFTQANTFLDGDTVIVKEYEPTVEGVIASWAERQV from the exons ATGCTCAACATCCAATCTAGCGCTGCATGGTTTGGAGCAAGAATCATTCTCCGACAAGTTTCTGCAGAAGCCTCCTCGATTTTCGACTTCATCATTGAGCTCCATCGCAGCTGTTCAGGTGACTGGAATTCGCTCATCGGGGACGAACTCAACAGCGATGAACTCCAAGCCTTGTTGACATACATGGCAACGTTTCTGTCCAACGTTGGGAACTACTAT GGCTCCGGGGACCAAAAGTTTATCCCCAACGTGGACAAGTCGGTTCTACGCAAGCTGGCAGCAAGATCCACGGTATTAGGGGAATTGTACCAGAACATTTCCCGAGATGTAGACGCCATGCCGCCTTTTAACTTCGGTTTCCCAAGCGACACTGCTCAGAGCAGCTACTACCCTGGGGATACTTTTAGTGAATCCGATGCATATACCGTGTCCAAGATTCTAGAGCAGAATGCCATCTTTCCTGAAAACACAAGACTTCAAAAGACCAAGGATGGATTTGATGTCCTCATTGCATCGGTTGAAAGTGGTATTGCTGCCCAATTTCCTCTACCAAGTGGCCATGAACGGCATGTGAGACTTATCAAAGGAGACCATTCGTCTGACCTACAACGCATCTGCGCTGAGCTGAAAGAGGCATCTAGATATGCGGCCAACGAGCTACAGAGAAATGTCATTAGTGCGTATATAGAAAGCTTTGAAACGGGCAGTCTAGATACGTACCGCAAATCGCAACGCCTCTGGGTCCGGGATAAAGCACCGAGGGTGGAGAATATCTTTGGGTTTGTAGAGCCGTATCGTGATCCGCAGGGAATTCGAGCAGAATTCGAGGCCTTGGTTGCTATTGCAGATGACGCAGAGACTTTGCTTCTTACCAAACTAGTTGACAATTCGGCAAGATTTATTCGCCGGCTTCCTTGGGCAACCCCCGAGAATGATGGTAAAGGACCTTTTGAGAAGAGTCTATTTGAGCCGCCGGACTTTTCGAGCATTCATG CTCTGGCGTACTGTTCGAGCATCATCTTCCCAGGGATAAATTTGCCCAAT TATAATGACATTCGCCAAGAAGACGGGTTCAAGAATGTCATCATCTCGAATCGCATGATCGCTGAGAGCCAAGCAATGCAGTACCCTTTCATAGAAGAGTCTGAGGCTGAACAATTTAAGAAGCACAAATTCCAAGCCTACTACTGGTGGGTTGTGCTCCATGAGCTGCTGGGTCATGGCACAGGACAGATGATGGTTGAAAGCGCCGATGGTGTGTTCAACTTCGATGCAAAGAACCGGCCCATTAATCCCCTTGATGGAAAACCCATTTCGACCTGGTATAAGCCAGGTCAGACTTGGACTGGTCAGTTTGGCGATCTAGCAACTACAGTTGATGAATGCAGGGCTGAGCTCGTTGGCGCCTACCTGATGGATGACCCAGAGCTTCTGTCCCTGTTTGGCTTTACGGATAGTTCTGATATTTGCGCTGAGGATT TAACGTACAACCTTTACTTGCAGCTAGGCGTTGATGGGTTACGGGGACTATCGAATTTTAATATTCAAAACAAT AAATGGGGCCAAGCTCATAGTCGG GCACACTTTGCTATATTGAAGTGCTTGCTTCAAAATGGCGGCAACGTTATAACTGTCACTCACAACAAACTCGAGCAAAGCTTGAAAGTGCGAGTGGACCGGTCCAAGATTCGTACTCACGGGAAACCTGCGTTGGGCAACATGCTTTTACATCTGCACATGTTTCGATGTACAGCCGATGCCCAAAGCTGTCGAGCATACTACGAGAAGCTATCGAGCGTTGGTGGCGAGTATATTGAGTGGAGGGAGACTGTGCTCGCGACTAAACCTCCTCCGCTTGTTTTTACACAGGCTAATACCTTTCTTGACGGTGACACTGTCATCGTGAAGGAGTATGAACCCACGGTAGAAGGCGTGATTGCAAGCTGGGCAGAACGGCAGGTTTGA
- a CDS encoding uncharacterized protein (MEROPS:MER0011350), with translation MAVHAVQVFKLGIETQFERLTDTEKRYSHHLARAAWFGARIILRQVSAEASSIFDFIIELHRSCSGDWNSLIGDELNSDELQALLTYMATFLSNVGNYYGSGDQKFIPNVDKSVLRKLAARSTVLGELYQNISRDVDAMPPFNFGFPSDTAQSSYYPGDTFSESDAYTVSKILEQNAIFPENTRLQKTKDGFDVLIASVESGIAAQFPLPSGHERHVRLIKGDHSSDLQRICAELKEASRYAANELQRNVISAYIESFETGSLDTYRKSQRLWVRDKAPRVENIFGFVEPYRDPQGIRAEFEALVAIADDAETLLLTKLVDNSARFIRRLPWATPENDGKGPFEKSLFEPPDFSSIHALAYCSSIIFPGINLPNYNDIRQEDGFKNVIISNRMIAESQAMQYPFIEESEAEQFKKHKFQAYYWWVVLHELLGHGTGQMMVESADGVFNFDAKNRPINPLDGKPISTWYKPGQTWTGQFGDLATTVDECRAELVGAYLMDDPELLSLFGFTDSSDICAEDLTYNLYLQLGVDGLRGLSNFNIQNNKWGQAHSRAHFAILKCLLQNGGNVITVTHNKLEQSLKVRVDRSKIRTHGKPALGNMLLHLHMFRCTADAQSCRAYYEKLSSVGGEYIEWRETVLATKPPPLVFTQANTFLDGDTVIVKEYEPTVEGVIASWAERQV, from the exons ATGGCGGTACACGCCGTCCAAGTCTTCAAGCTGGGTATCGAGACCCAGTTTGAGCGCCTGACAGACACGGAGAAGCGATATTCGCATCACCTGGCTCG CGCTGCATGGTTTGGAGCAAGAATCATTCTCCGACAAGTTTCTGCAGAAGCCTCCTCGATTTTCGACTTCATCATTGAGCTCCATCGCAGCTGTTCAGGTGACTGGAATTCGCTCATCGGGGACGAACTCAACAGCGATGAACTCCAAGCCTTGTTGACATACATGGCAACGTTTCTGTCCAACGTTGGGAACTACTAT GGCTCCGGGGACCAAAAGTTTATCCCCAACGTGGACAAGTCGGTTCTACGCAAGCTGGCAGCAAGATCCACGGTATTAGGGGAATTGTACCAGAACATTTCCCGAGATGTAGACGCCATGCCGCCTTTTAACTTCGGTTTCCCAAGCGACACTGCTCAGAGCAGCTACTACCCTGGGGATACTTTTAGTGAATCCGATGCATATACCGTGTCCAAGATTCTAGAGCAGAATGCCATCTTTCCTGAAAACACAAGACTTCAAAAGACCAAGGATGGATTTGATGTCCTCATTGCATCGGTTGAAAGTGGTATTGCTGCCCAATTTCCTCTACCAAGTGGCCATGAACGGCATGTGAGACTTATCAAAGGAGACCATTCGTCTGACCTACAACGCATCTGCGCTGAGCTGAAAGAGGCATCTAGATATGCGGCCAACGAGCTACAGAGAAATGTCATTAGTGCGTATATAGAAAGCTTTGAAACGGGCAGTCTAGATACGTACCGCAAATCGCAACGCCTCTGGGTCCGGGATAAAGCACCGAGGGTGGAGAATATCTTTGGGTTTGTAGAGCCGTATCGTGATCCGCAGGGAATTCGAGCAGAATTCGAGGCCTTGGTTGCTATTGCAGATGACGCAGAGACTTTGCTTCTTACCAAACTAGTTGACAATTCGGCAAGATTTATTCGCCGGCTTCCTTGGGCAACCCCCGAGAATGATGGTAAAGGACCTTTTGAGAAGAGTCTATTTGAGCCGCCGGACTTTTCGAGCATTCATG CTCTGGCGTACTGTTCGAGCATCATCTTCCCAGGGATAAATTTGCCCAAT TATAATGACATTCGCCAAGAAGACGGGTTCAAGAATGTCATCATCTCGAATCGCATGATCGCTGAGAGCCAAGCAATGCAGTACCCTTTCATAGAAGAGTCTGAGGCTGAACAATTTAAGAAGCACAAATTCCAAGCCTACTACTGGTGGGTTGTGCTCCATGAGCTGCTGGGTCATGGCACAGGACAGATGATGGTTGAAAGCGCCGATGGTGTGTTCAACTTCGATGCAAAGAACCGGCCCATTAATCCCCTTGATGGAAAACCCATTTCGACCTGGTATAAGCCAGGTCAGACTTGGACTGGTCAGTTTGGCGATCTAGCAACTACAGTTGATGAATGCAGGGCTGAGCTCGTTGGCGCCTACCTGATGGATGACCCAGAGCTTCTGTCCCTGTTTGGCTTTACGGATAGTTCTGATATTTGCGCTGAGGATT TAACGTACAACCTTTACTTGCAGCTAGGCGTTGATGGGTTACGGGGACTATCGAATTTTAATATTCAAAACAAT AAATGGGGCCAAGCTCATAGTCGG GCACACTTTGCTATATTGAAGTGCTTGCTTCAAAATGGCGGCAACGTTATAACTGTCACTCACAACAAACTCGAGCAAAGCTTGAAAGTGCGAGTGGACCGGTCCAAGATTCGTACTCACGGGAAACCTGCGTTGGGCAACATGCTTTTACATCTGCACATGTTTCGATGTACAGCCGATGCCCAAAGCTGTCGAGCATACTACGAGAAGCTATCGAGCGTTGGTGGCGAGTATATTGAGTGGAGGGAGACTGTGCTCGCGACTAAACCTCCTCCGCTTGTTTTTACACAGGCTAATACCTTTCTTGACGGTGACACTGTCATCGTGAAGGAGTATGAACCCACGGTAGAAGGCGTGATTGCAAGCTGGGCAGAACGGCAGGTTTGA
- a CDS encoding uncharacterized protein (EggNog:ENOG41~TransMembrane:12 (i98-120o132-150i162-180o186-209i218-238o250-270i293-314o326-345i357-377o383-405i417-441o447-466i)) produces MDMSSPSPHLPPSSIVSHDDPAELERNIQQLDPKDDLVDVSELGLASSEKSSYRDAEERREPLSRILTNVSSVLRPVDITSDPGPPPDGGKRAWAQAIAGHMVVLNTWGYISSFGVFQTFYTDMLDRSPSDISWIGSVQIFLLFFIGVLAGRISDAGYFRQLVTLGFILQMIGIFTTSVATQYWQIFLSQGICMGLGNGCLFCPSLAVVSTYFSKRRALAIGIMSSGTGVGGLVFPSIARQLLPSIGFGWTVRTIGFVQLVTLGAALLALKPRVPPRKSGPLFEFAAFKDPEYSLYVCGSFFCFLALYFAYYYVASFGREKIGLSYADGLNLLLVINSVGITGRIAPNFIADRLGPITVLIPFAAFSGIGMLCWMAVKNVAGLYVWIVFYGTFAGGVQSLVPAGLSSLTIDLQKAGVRLGMMFTVMSFAALTGPPIAGQIISAAHGAYFGAEIFAGISMLIGSLFFTAAKWAKCRRIEGSSIWKTRV; encoded by the exons ATGGACATGTCTTCTCCGTCTCCTCACTTGCCTCCCAGTAGCATTGTTTCGCATGACGACCCCGCCGAGCTCGAGCGCAACATACAGCAACTGGACCCAAAAGACGATCTGGTGGATGTGTCCGAGCTAGGATTGGCCAGCAGCGAAAAGTCCAGTTATCGTGACGCAGAGGAAAGACGAGAGCCGCTCTCCAGGATTCTTACCAATGTCTCCAGTGTTTTGAGACCTGTAGACATAACCTCGGATCCGGGGCCGCCTCCTGATGGCGGGAAGCGAGCCTGGGCACAGG CCATTGCCGGCCACATGGTTGTTCTCAACACATGGGGCTACATCAGCTCATTCGGCGTCTTTCAGACCTTTTACACCGACATGCTGGATCGTTCGCCATCTGACATCTCCTGGATTGGCTCCGTCCAAATCTTTctactcttcttcatcggcgTTCTGGCGGGCCGCATATCAGACGCAGGCTACTTTCGGCAACTGGTGACACTGGGGTTTATCCTGCAGATGATAGGCATCTTCACCACCTCCGTGGCGACGCAGTACTGGCAAATCTTCCTATCGCAAGGTATCTGCATGGGCTTGGGCAACGGCTGCCTATTCTGCCCCAGCTTGGCCGTCGTTTCGACCTACTTTAGCAAGCGGCGGGCGCTTGCGATAGGGATCATGTCGAGCGGCACGGGCGTCGGTGGCTTGGTGTTTCCAAGCATCGCTCGCCAGTTGTTGCCGTCGATCGGATTCGGCTGGACCGTCAGGACGATTGGATTCGTCCAGCTCGTGACGCTGGGGGCAGCGCTTCTTGCTTTGAAGCCGCGTGTTCCCCCTCGAAAATCTGGCCCGTTGTTCGAGTTTGCAGCGTTCAAGGATCCGGAGTATTCACTCTATGTGTGCGGCAGCTTCTTT TGTTTTCTAGCTCTTTATTTCGCTTACTACTACGTCGCCTCGTTTGGCCGCGAAAAAATCGGACTCAGCTATGCAGACGGCCTGAATCTGTTGCTGGTGATTAACAGTGTTGGTATAACCGGGCGTATAGCACCCAACTTCATAGCCGATCGGCTTGGACCTATTACAGTCCTTATTCCTTTTGCCGCCTTTTCTGGGATTGGCATGTTGTGCTGGATGGCCGTGAAGAATGTCGCGGGGCTCTATGTGTGGATTGTTTTCTACGGCACTTTTGCTGGTGGCGTCCAGAGTCTGGTCCCTGCGGGACTGAGCAGTCTAACCATCGACCTCCAGAAGGCAGGCGTACGATTAGGCATGATGTTCACCGTCATGAGTTTTGCCGCGTTGACGGGGCCGCCGATTGCAGGCCAAATCATATCTGCGGCTCATGGGGCGTACTTTGGCGCCGAGATATTTGCTGGCATCTCGATGCTGATAGGATCACTATTCTTCACTGCGGCCAAGTGGGCCAAATGTCGTCGAATAGAAGGGAGTTCAATTTGGAAGACGAGAGTATGA
- a CDS encoding uncharacterized protein (EggNog:ENOG41), protein MDDAVGDFTNPRNSPSSVTSDGHGVQQMEMSSESTSTSMGKLSSSEKVNQNGTNTNNTASSRFPREVIQILRSWLASNVRHPYPNDEDKEKLAQQTGLSKAQISTWMANARRKENVRASRSGGYPIHRKETSVLREMNPMERWEHSPPEHEPVPIDVIEKAASASSIEISARGHPAGSGHVDDGSTRSIGHGSSAGSMGTSRSSNGSSGSAFSHTSRVSLGSFGSFGSARKRGRHRRRLPGSRANGMHHMRPAVHKFQCTFCTETFKTKHDWQRHEKSLHLSIEQWVCSPEGPSQLCPRQGCLACAYCGLKEPPPEHADQHVYSLCVNRPLAERTFYRKDHIRQHLSHFHDVKFQSWSMDGWRTAAPEIRSRCGFCGHIMESWGERVEHLADHFKGGKSMVDWTGDWGFEEEVLRNVENALPPYLIHFERLSPNPYEASKEEGIHDKISQNYEELPNSDLMSDHHSAGLIDPATVQHGQIHLDASQSGLHSWVQLPNVTGTATSDSFKQQQVSFIDHALDKFWSQDPVNHQSNLEMLSDPNNSLLSKEFTQQSPLGTDDPSFIQVLNSEEIGSLDPSQVLHWNLIGDDVPQLNVYPEKLPRPTPQGQPTSGANSIRPSRYFITDANCYRRLEKELTRFVLSSLSPNNPGQHIPTDEELQNQARWIIYDDDDPWNQTAADNAEWLARFKRDVGLAPADEGPGMPPLGPPRAWRLEDGGSGFHPPYLKPKDGKLIEFTADVPVAVDDRIYNVSRETAEHFARALCEGQYRPPPSVFCSRDLEDGLRLYVEECLGNLHCPTDDELRTKAQEILGTTATAADDPNLLEKFKAAYLLGYLQRNNHDGAKLVEQSAHDMFNSARSAVSIEASEMGIASDVEPWRLTHNGV, encoded by the exons ATGGACGATGCAGTTGGAGATTTTACAAACCCACGAAATTCTCCAAGCAGTGTGACTAGTGACGGGCATGGGGTTcagcagatggagatgagtAGTGAGTCAACGTCGACTTCCATGGGGAAATTGTCGTCCAGTGAGAAAGTGAATCAAAATGGCACAAATACAAATAACACAGCGAGCTCCCGGTTTCCACGCGAGGTTATCCAGATTCTTCGGAGCTGGTTGGCGTCAAATGTCCGCCATCCCTACCCCAACGACGAAGACAAGGAGAAGTTGGCTCAACAGACGGGCTTAAGCAAGGCTCAGATTTCCACATGGATGGCAAACGCGCGTCGCAAGGAAAATGTTCGGGCATCTCGATCTGGTGGCTACCCGATACATCGGAAAGAGACGTCAGTCTTGAGAGAAATGAACCCGATGGAACGATGGGAGCACTCTCCACCAGAACACGAGCCTGTTCCAATTGACGTTATTGAAAAGGCTGCCTCAGCATCCAGCATCGAAATAAGTGCACGAGGTCATCCAGCTGGTTCTGGCCATGTCGACGATGGGTCGACACGTTCTATAGGCCATGGCTCATCGGCAGGCAGTATGGGAACATCGCGTTCTAGCAATGGCTCATCTGGCTCCGCTTTCTCGCACACATCACGAGTGTCTTTGGGATCGTTTGGCTCTTTCGGTTCTGCTCGTAAGCGAGGAAGGCATCGTCGCCGCCTCCCAGGCTCCAGGGCGAATGGCATGCACCATATGCGGCCCGCTGTGCACAAGTTCCAATGCACCTTTTGTACGGAAACGTTCAAGACGAAGCATGACTGGCAGAGACACGAAAAATCGCTGCACTTGTCAATAGAACAGTGGGTATGCTCGCCGGAGGGACCGAGTCAACTCTGCCCTAGGCAAGGCTGCCTGGCGTGTGCTTACTGTGGACTGAAAGAACCACCACCTGAACACGCAGACCAGCATGTCTATTCTCTTTGCGTGAACAGGCCGTTAGCAGAGAGGACATTCTACAGAAAAGATCATATCAGACAGCACTTGAGTCACTTTCATGATGTCAAGTTCCAAAGCTGGTCTATGGACGGATGGAGGACAGCTGCGCCAGAAATCCGGTCACGCTGTGGTTTTTGCGGGCACATCATGGAATCCTGGGGAGAGCGCGTCGAGCATCTGGCAGACCATTTTAAAGGCGGGAAATCTATGGTTGACTGGACTGGTGACTGGGGTTTCGAGGAAGAAGTGCTGCGCAATGTCGAGAATGCTCTGCCACCTT ATCTTATACACTTTGAACGCCTAAGCCCGAATCCTTACGAAGCTTCCAAGGAAGAGGGAATTCATGATAAAATAAGTCAGAACTATGAGGAACTTCCTAATTCTGACTTGATGTCGGATCATCATTCTGCTGGCTTAATAGATCCCGCTACTGTTCAACACGGTCAAATCCATCTCGATGCAAGTCAATCAGGGCTTCACAGCTGGGTTCAGCTTCCGAATGTTACTGGGACAGCTACATCAGATTCGTTCAAGCAGCAACAAGTATCTTTTATTGACCATGCCCTCGACAAGTTCTGGAGCCAAGACCCTGTTAATCACCAGAGTAATCTCGAAATGTTGAGCGATCCAAATAACAGCCTGCTTTCGAAGGAATTTACACAACAATCACCCCTCGGGACAGACGATCCTTCATTCATCCAGGTCCTGAACAGTGAAGAAATCGGCAGCCTTGATCCTTCACAAGTATTGCATTGGAACCTCATCGGCGATGATGTCCCCCAGCTCAATGTTTATCCCGAGAAATTACCACGCCCCACGCCCCAGGGGCAGCCTACGTCGGGTGCAAATTCCATACGGCCGTCAAGATATTTCATAACTGATGCAAATTGCTACCGAAGATTGGAAAAAGAGCTCACCCGATTTGTCCTCAGTTCCTTGAGTCCAAACAATCCTGGGcagcat ATCCCAACCGACGAAGAATTACAAAACCAAGCTCGCTGGATAATctacgacgacgacgatccGTGGAACCAAACGGCCGCTGACAACGCAGAATGGCTTGCCCGTTTCAAACGCGACGTTGGCCTCGCTCCCGCAGACGAGGGCCCCGGCATGCCGCCTCTTGGTCCTCCTCGGGCGTGGAGACTAGAGGATGGTGGCAGCGGCTTTCATCCACCATACCTGAAGCCGAAAGATGGAAAGCTAATCGAATTCACGGCAGACGTCCCCGTGGCCGTGGATGATCGAATATACAATGTGAGTCGAGAGACGGCTGAACATTTTGCTCGCGCTCTCTGTGAGGGGCAGTATAGACCTCCCCCCTCCGTATTTTGCTCGCGTGATCTAGAAGACGGCCTCCGTCTGTACGTTGAGGAGTGTCTTGGGAATCTCCATTGCCCTACCGACGACGAACTGCGGACGAAGGCGCAGGAGATCCTGGGCACTACAGCCACGGCAGCGGATGATCCAAACCTTCTGGAGAAATTCAAAGCCGCGTATCTGCTTGGGTATCTGCAGAGAAATAACCATGATGGAGCAAAACTGGTCGAGCAATCAGCTCACGATATGTTTAACTCCGCACGAAGCGCAGTGAGCATCGAAGCATCCGAGATGGGAATTGCCAGCGACGTAGAGCCCTGGAGACTTACCCACAATGGCGTATAA